In Physeter macrocephalus isolate SW-GA unplaced genomic scaffold, ASM283717v5 random_305, whole genome shotgun sequence, the sequence TCCCTGCCCGCATCCTCGGGACACCTTTCCTCCAGTTCTTGTCCCAGCCCTCCTCTGTGAAGTCTGTTCATCTACAGCTGCCTCACACACCGCTACTCCCGCCCCTCCCACCCACTTCTCCAGCACCTACTGTCTACAACTACTCATGTGGTGCTTATCACGTGACTGCTCTGTATTGCTAGTTCCTCTTCCCTGGGCATCCCTGGTCTCCCACCGATACTATAAACTCCTTGCTTTGTACATAGCTGTGCTAAGTAAATACTTGCTGAGAGACATATGAGCCAAGGAGAGATACCTCCCACCTCACTTTCCAAGGGCCTCACCAATTCCATTTAAGCCAATGAGGCCGTAACGACGGCCTGAGTTTAATTCCAGTTTGGTGTCACTGAGCAGCTCTTGACCATGAAAGGTGAGGGAGAGGTTGATGATGTGGGCATCGGTACTGTTGGGGTGAGAGGCGAGGACGCCAGTGACAGCTCGAGCAGCAGCTTTCTTCATCTCAAAGTCCTCTAGCTCCTTGGTCAGCAAATCCACTTCTGgggacagaaaacaaaagcagtttGGGAAGAGGGCTATAAGACAGACTAAGCTCTTACACAAAAAGGCATGTCTTAGAGCATCTGGATGGCTCAGTCAGTAGAGCATCAGACTTTTAATCTGAGGGTCCAGGGTTCAGGCCGCTGTCTGGGCATTTGTGGCTTTTGTCCTTCCTTAAGTTACCAACTATTATCCTACACAGATCCAAAGGCTGAAAAAGGCATGCCCTGAAGGACCTGGGCTCGAGATCAGGTTGAGCTGACTGAGATGTTTCACAAGTTTTAAAGAGGGTATACACTGCATACAGATCTGCCCTGGTACCCTGCTTCCACGGACATTTTTTACTTCGCAACTTGTCCTTTTAATTCTAACTTTCCTTGTTCTAAGATGGTATAACGCGTGGTAGGAATGGCTAGAACTCCAAACTGTCCTCCA encodes:
- the LOC114485010 gene encoding ATP-binding cassette sub-family F member 2-like, with product MPSDLAKKKAAKKKEAAKARQRPRRGHEENGDVVTEPQVAEEKNEEANGQETTEVDLLTKELEDFEMKKAAARAVTGVLASHPNSTDAHIINLSLTFHGQELLSDTKLELNSGRRYGLIGLNGIGEALG